In Heteronotia binoei isolate CCM8104 ecotype False Entrance Well chromosome 5, APGP_CSIRO_Hbin_v1, whole genome shotgun sequence, the DNA window ttgtgtgGGTGTGTccgggggggaaatattagaaagtttgtcaaatgttagagttcagcaaaattctcacagcaggtttgaacaatagagcccagaagcaagtagggagggtaagaaaaaaaaagagtacaataaattagaagttccagagctctgttcctgtgagctccagcccaAAATTAGGCCTGGTCCCTTGCTTGAAAGGCTGAGGAGAGTAGAGGATAAATTATCTGGGCGATTAGACAAGAGCAGAGGGGAGACATttactcagtggtagagctcctTTTTGCTTATCGAAATTCCATGGTAAATCCATAGCAATTGAAAAGGGTTTTCCCTTTCCCACAGTATTGTCCCCAAGCTCTAAGCCTCTTTTGTTGGACTGTGTGGTCCTGAGGATGAGATTCTGTTTTAATAACATAGGGCTCCAAGTTAAcaataaagcaaaataaaactttatttacaCAAGAAGCATATTGGTTTCAGGATGCTTTGTAGCTTATCTCTTTAGTGAATAAAACAGTGTATATTAATAATTTCTTTCAATTCACACGCACACTCCTCACTTTTGaatcctcctttctctttgtCCAGTCTTTATTGTTTAGCTCAGTTTAACCTTCCTCTTAACTCAGGATTCTGTCAGCTTCTGTTTCCCAAACTCTTATAATCCTTTGACAATATTGATtattatttttggtttatatcctggcctccccGGAAGCAGATTTTTACCCTCTTTGGTCACTAATATGTCCTCTAAAGTattctctttttcttttagaaTCTTGATACTTTTCATAGCGCTAATATGGGATTCTGATCAAAAGACTGCTGCTTctgattagagagccagtttggtgtagtggttaagtgcacgggctcttatctggaagaaccgagtttgattccccactcctccacttgcagctgctggaatggctttgggttagccatagctctcacagaggttgtccttgaaagggcagcttctgggagagtcctcttagccccacccacctcacagggtgtctgttgtgggggaggaaggtaaaggagattgtgagctgctctgagattcagagtggagggtgggatataaatccagtatcatcaccatcatcatcactgAACTGTTTAACCTGACAATGCTGGTTTTTAGCAGTGTGAGGACCGCTTAGCTTGACATCCAGTTTGCTGGATGTTGCAGTGGATGATCTCATAATGTccattgtttgcatcactgaactgGGTGGCCCTCTTATGCTCATATGTAGCacagtgaggactcctcaggtTTTCATCCAGTTTGCTGGATGGTGCAATTCGTGATCTAATAGTTGGTGATCTAATAATGATTCTTTGATTGTTtgcagtttggtgagccagtttggtgtagtgttttaGAGcgacagactcttatctggagaactggattggaATTACCACTCCTCtgcataaagccagctgggtgaccttgcatcagtcacagagctgttctctgaagaggctgttctctcagagctgttctctcagagctctctcatctacttgttgtgggaagaggaagggaaggtgattatgtactcctttgggtagtgaagagcagagtATAAAACCAAATCTTCCTGATGTTAGAGGCCAGTTTTGAAGAACCTAGCTTTATTTTCTGAGGAATCATGCCTGCCACACAAGGATGAATGGAGAATTTTATTTACAGAAATGATTTACTAAGTGTGCTCCTGTGGAGGTGTGGATAGAGGTTCGTTGAGGTTCATGTAGTCACTCCTAGAACAGGTCACAGAGTTCTCAAAGTGATGGAACATGGTGGTCATGGGATATGTCAATTACCTTGATGTCTGTTGGAAATCCAACTCTGctgaaaatgaaaggtcaaacaaATTTCTGATTTGTCTTGAGAATTTTGAGACataaaaaaagactcatttatgaaatggaaggagggccttataaccaaggatgaatataaacaaataaccagtgcttgtcaAGAGAgcattaggaaagctaaagctcagtatgagcttaggctagcgagagatgctaaaaataacaacaacaaagggtTCTTAGATACAAAGTAAGGGGaaaaagcaaggacatggtaggcccctcGCAGGGatgggaaagtgaaattgtagcagATGataaagagagggcagaactgttcAGTTCCTACTTTCCCTTAGTCTTCTCTTGGAATGGAAAAGGTGCTCAACGTGTCAAAAACAGAACAcgtgatgagggaagggagttgcagcctaggactggcataggggtagtaccgaatataaacacctagtttctttaaatgaaatgaagttcttggggccagatgaactgacTCCAAGAGTACTGAAAGAACTCACCTCTCTCTGCCTTTTATTTAAGCAAAGTTTAAACTGTCAACACcgtggctgcctagcaacagccactgaaggcatttttttcttaaagctacaggcccTGCTTCTATAATTTGGGGTGTTTAATCCCCCAAAGgttagtgtgtgagagagagtttgtttgtttgtttcaaaccTTGGGCATTTTTTGGATCTGTAGAAAGATCTCCCTTGTCTCTCCTTGGCTCCGATCACCAGAGTTAagtatttcaattttttttcttttttgtaaaccAAAACTAGTCAATAAAATtcagttgttttaaaaaatactttcccCATTATCTCTCCTTGTGCTTTCTAAATTAACACCAGAAAACACTAATCTTAATGTTCAGCCTAGCACTGTAACATGAGAAGTATAACCTCAATATTTAGTGTCTGTTCTTCCTCTCCAACAGAAGCAAGCAACTTTGGGCAACGGAGACCAGGAATTCCCTCCCTCCCGCTCTAGTTACCACTTTCTCCTTTTCCAACACTTCCTAGCTTGGGGCTATATATTGCTgagatctttttccattctcacAGCTCTCATTCCAGAAATATCATTCCATAACAACAGTGCCTGCTAAATGGTATTTGTTCCTTTTTGCTCTTATTTGATATCTGTCTTTGTTCTCCAGGGGCAGATTTGAGGGAAATGGTGAGTGAGAAGGAACCAAGAAGAGTGATTATGGGAAAAGATGACAATCTCTATGTGGAAGCAAAATCTGGGGATCAAGTGGTACCAAAGAGGCAGCAGGGAATGAAGAGGGAAGCAAAACACAAACGGAGGAAGGAATTGAGTGCCCATCAGAGCAGGAAGATGCCGGAGATCCCACTCCAAGATAAAATACAGATGGGAAAGAGAAGACATAATCACCCAGTCAATACAAAATTATTCAGCTGCAAATCCAGTGGTAAAAAATACCAGAATATTAAAACATACTGGAAAACATATAAAtacttggagtgtggaaagacctTCCATTGGAATGGTTCACTAATTAAACATCAAAGGATGCATGCAAGggaaaagccatataaatgtCTGGATTGTGGGAAGAGGTTCTGTTGGAATAGTGAGCTAATTGTACATCAAAGAGTTCATACAGGtgaaaagccatataaatgcttggtgtGTAGAAAGAGCTTTTCTCAGAATGGCACCCTAACTGCACATCAAAAGGTTCACATGGCACAGAAATTGcataaatgtttggagtgtgggaagagcttttCTCGGAACACCTACCTAACTGCACATCAAAAGGTTCatgcaggggagaaaccatttaaaTGTCTGGAGTGCGGGAAGTGCTTCTATCGGAATAGCCAGTTAACTGTACATCAGagggttcacacaggggagaagccatataaatgtttagagtgtggaaagagcttttctCAGAATGGCCACCTAATTgaacatcaaaagattcacacaggcgagaagccttataaatgcttggagtgtggaaagagcttctcaCAGAATAGCAACCTAACTAAACATCAAAAGGTTCACAccggggagaagccatataaatgcttagaatgtgggaagagcttcTCACGGAATGGCACTCTAAGTAGGCATCTAAAAGTTCACATTGGGGAGAAAgtatataaatgcttggagtgtggaaagagtttctcTCAGAGGAGTCACTTAGCTGCACATCAAAaagttcacacaggggagaagccatataaatgcttggaatgtgggaGGAGCTTCTCTCGAAATGGCACCCTGAGAAGACATCAAAAGGTTCACATAGAGAAGCCTTATACATGCTTGGAGGGTGGAAAGAGCTTCTCTGATCAGAGCCAAATAACTGCACATCAGACAGACACAGggaagaaaccatataaatgcctggaatgtggTAAGAGCTTCTATCAAAATAGTCACCTAACTGCACATCAAAgagttcacacaggggagaaaccatataaatgcttggagtgtggaaagagcttctctCAGAATGGCCACCTAACTGCACATCAAAAGGTTCACACTGGTGAGAAGCCatttaaatgcttggagtgtggaaagggcTTCTCGCAGAATGGccacctaacttcacatcagaaggttcacacaCGGGAGAGGCCGTATACATGGCTGGACTGTGGGCGGAAGTCTTACCTTATACCACAAGAGTCACACAAGGGAGTACCCATTGAAGCTCAGGATGCAGAAAAACAGTTAAAGTGGCTGAACTTTTCAGATTGTGGTCATGATATGTTTTATAGTACCTGGCATTGATGAAAATAATCTCTGTGCCCATTCCCCTCCTCTCTGTCCTTCCATCCTCATTCCCTTTTCTCAATGTCAAACGAATGCATGTAGCACCATTTGGTAACCTAAAATACATCTTTTTCTCTGTACTCTGTACAAGCCTCTCGTGGATAGATAATTTATAACAGCAGTGACAATGATTAATGTCTTACAAAATAAAGATAtatatctgatgaagtatgcttgcacatgaaagcttattccaTTAACATAATTTCCTCTAAACTGCACTAGGGGGTGCTGTTGCACATATTTTCAACAGAAATTTCAGACCTATGCTCACagtctccattggaaacaatggatggGGGCATCTCCTTTTGAGGCCCATAGAATttaaccccctggttcaatctttttgaaacttgggaaggtttttgaggataggcaccaacagctatgctgcaaatttggtgcctctgcctcaaaaaacagcctcccagaaacttccagattgattctccattatagtctatgagaccattggctataatggtccccataggctacaatggagtttggaggggggggaaacaatTTTTGCGCACctctattatgcttttcagtatgatttgtaaactgccttgaaaggaaaagtgagatataaatatttgaataaataagtagtttggtTAGCTTGGCAACACTTAAGCAACCGAACTTCGTTCAGTTAGACAGGCTTCTGACAGCGACTGTtcctctgttatacttgacctCTAATGCTGGTTGTAATATTTCACTTAAAACCCCCCAACAAAGTAGACTGCAAgaattcctcctccccccccccccccgccaagtgcTGGTATGTTCTCTAAGGCTCAACACAGGGCAGATCTACCAATATAGCGGAATAGGGTGGGTAGATCTGTTCTCCAGAGGCCTGGTCTCCCAATATAGTGAAAAAGGGAGAGTAAGCCTGTtttccagaggccaggtctacgaatatagtggaaaggggtgggtgaaaTTTGACATGATTCTGTTGTCTCTTATAATgcttaaattattcttaaaatatagtttagaTATGGTTTAAAATAATCTagtctgagatttttacaaggttatggaagtAATCTTCTAAAAAGGTAATTTATGTGATAGTCAAATGCAGACccgctcacaattttaatgttaCTAGCTTTTTCTGCTCATGGGGTAGAATTCCTGCTCGCGacactgtggagcttagaggaaacattgaacatgaataaaacttggtttgtcttaaaggtgccactagactcaaaacttgatatgctgcttcagaccaaaacgggagagcttctagtgtcctggccccactgagggacctcctgatggttcacactaacttagcttagagggaacactgcacataACAACACTGCAAACACAGCAAGCCAGAAGGCGAAGGGAACAGGGCTTGCTCTTTAGCAGTTAATGAAGAGTCAGTGATGATTTGAAGAGATCAGAAGAAATGATCTGCTCAAATGAAGAAATTTCGGTATCTTAAAGAAAACTTGGGGGCGTATGGAATTCAACAGCAACTTGTGACTTCATTTCAGGGCTGGCCCACCCATTacgcaaattaggcatttgcctagggcactaggAGTGGAGtgtgaattgggctcccccccccttcccagtgccCTAGACAAATGTCTAATTCCCTCCCCCGATGCCGTTTGGTTACCCACCTGCCAGCAGGCCATCTTctgcacccccacccaccccctgccacAGCCAAGGGCATGCTCTGAAGAGTAAAGCCAGCCTGCTCCTTGCCAGCCTGTTTCGACTGTGCTTCTGACTATGGCACTCTAAGATACTCGGAGTTTCAAATATGTCTGTTTTAAAGGGGACACGTCCCACATGCGATAAATAAAATCCCATGTCAGAGGTGATGGTGGCCATGTGGAAAGATAGACAATTACCATTGTGGTGAGTCAGAATTAGACATTACTGTCCTTTCTTTGACAAAGCTCACTCAAGATGTCTTAATCTTTTCATATTTTTTGCCTTGGGGAACCTGATCAT includes these proteins:
- the LOC132571167 gene encoding zinc finger protein ZFP2-like, with product MEFHRDSPHPGFPWVEGGFGFCIAAGKRSTVSFEEAAVSFTQEEWALLDPGQRKLFWEVVQENYETVTSLGNYNSQKDLGAPEWSTVSFLGDDRVVFSLEREENFGNSEFSRDSLLPHFAQLEGEFSFRLSARKQSLMSFDEVAVCFTEEEWALLDPGQRKLFWEVMEENYETMTSLGADLREMVSEKEPRRVIMGKDDNLYVEAKSGDQVVPKRQQGMKREAKHKRRKELSAHQSRKMPEIPLQDKIQMGKRRHNHPVNTKLFSCKSSGKKYQNIKTYWKTYKYLECGKTFHWNGSLIKHQRMHAREKPYKCLDCGKRFCWNSELIVHQRVHTGEKPYKCLVCRKSFSQNGTLTAHQKVHMAQKLHKCLECGKSFSRNTYLTAHQKVHAGEKPFKCLECGKCFYRNSQLTVHQRVHTGEKPYKCLECGKSFSQNGHLIEHQKIHTGEKPYKCLECGKSFSQNSNLTKHQKVHTGEKPYKCLECGKSFSRNGTLSRHLKVHIGEKVYKCLECGKSFSQRSHLAAHQKVHTGEKPYKCLECGRSFSRNGTLRRHQKVHIEKPYTCLEGGKSFSDQSQITAHQTDTGKKPYKCLECGKSFYQNSHLTAHQRVHTGEKPYKCLECGKSFSQNGHLTAHQKVHTGEKPFKCLECGKGFSQNGHLTSHQKVHTRERPYTWLDCGRKSYLIPQESHKGVPIEAQDAEKQLKWLNFSDCGHDMFYSTWH